GAATCAGTGTGCTTTCTGAGAACCATTTACCCGCCACGCGCCAGACACTGCTCGAAAACGTCGGGTACACATGAATCATCCCGCTCAATTTCCGCAACGGAATTCCCTCTTGCATCGCCAAAATATACTCGTGGATGACCTCTCCCGCGTTTGCCCCGACGAGATGAACCCCTAATATTTTCCCCGTCCACCGACTCGCGATGACTTTGCTGAAGCCGTGTGTCTCACCTTCGGCGATGGCTCTGTCTACATCTCCTTGATCCAGTGTGAATACATCAACAGCTCCATACTTCTCACGTGCTTCCGCTTCTGTTAACCCGCAACGGGCAACCTCTGGATCGCAGAAGGTTGTCCACGGCACGACCGCATAGTTAATCGTTTTCGAGAGCGGGAAGAAGATATTTCGGAGGAGCAACTGCGCCTGAAACGCTGCGACATGTGTGAACAGATAATGTCCGATCACATCGCCTGCAGCATAGATATTTTTCACGCGCGTCTGAAGTTTATTGTTCACCTCAATCCCACGCGCGCCGATCTGCACGCCGATTTTGTCAAGTGCTAAGCCTTCAACATTCGGTGCGCGTCCCGCGGCGATCAAAATTTTATCAAAAGACTGCTCTACAGTTCCATTTTCACTATCGCTGAAGGTAACAGTTGCGCCTTCCTGATTTTTTACAACGCCTGTGATATTCGTATTCAGGCGGATCGTGATCCCTTCGGCGCGGAGGTAACACAGCATCTGTTCAGAAACATCGGTATCCTCTTTCGTCAGAATGCGTTCGCTCCGTTGCGCTATCGTCACATCCGCACCGAGCCGATGAAACGCTTGTCCGAGTTCAATACCGATTGGACCCGCGCCCACAACGAGCAACCGATTGGGGAACACTTCAAGATCCCAGACGTTCTCACTATCAAGATAGGCACAAGCTTCCAAGCCGGGTATGGGTGGCGCGACGGGACGGGACCCCGTGCTAATCACGAACTTTTTGCTTTTGAGGGTGCGGGTTTGACCACTCTCCGTATCCTCTACAACAAAACTGTCAGCGGATTCAAAACGCCCGTTTCCGAAGATAACATCAACCCCCATCTCACGGAATCGCTCCGGATTGTCATGCTCCTCCTCTATCGCGTGTTGGGTGCTACGCACATATTCCATTACACGTTGCCAGTCAGGCGTCGTAGGGGTACTTGCGATGCCGTATTTCTCAGCGTCCCTGACGTAATTCGCCACCTTCGCCGCCTTCAGGAGTGCCTTGGAAGGCACGCAACCCGTCCAGAGACAGTCGCCACCGATGCGGTGTTTTTCCACAAGTGCGGTCTTTTTACCCAATTTCGCGCCTGCCACAGCAAGCACGAGTCCAGCACTTCCGCCGCCGATAATTGTCAGGTCGTATACATCCACGGTTTTCCCCTCCACGTTGCACTGTCTATCGTTGTTGACGCAGCACTCTACCGGGCAACTGCCCCGTCACGCCACCATCTTCAACAACTGAAACGCCGTTGACGAACACATAGTTTACGCCGACGGGAGATTGCACTGGGTCGGACCAGGTAGACCTATCTGCGACAGTCTCTGGATCGAAGACAACGATATCCGCGGCAAGCCCTCGATCAATTCTGCCGCGGTCGGAGAGTCGAAACCGCGCTGCCGGGAAACCGCTCATTTTATAGATGGCTTCTTTCAATGAAATCAATTGGCGTTCGCGCATGAATTTGCCGAGATATTGCACGAAACACCCGTAACTGCGTGGATGTGGATGTGGAATATTGTAGACACCGTCGCTCGCAATCATCATACGCGGATGGCTCGCAGTGCGGTTCAAAATGCGTTCATTCTCTTCAGGCGGGGTTGCCCACGGCATTACAAAGGTCTCAATCGCGGCTTCCTCTTGAATGAAATCGAAGGCAAACGCTTCATGCGACTTCCCTTCGCTTTCAGCGGCTTCGGCGAGTGTCATTCCGATAAATCTACCCGATCGGTTGTAACCCACGATCTGATTGCCGTCGCGCAATTCACCCCGCAGGTATGCGATCGATTTTTCTCGGACTTCTGGGTCCTGTAGATGTGCTAACATGTCAACAGGCGCGCCGGTCTGATATTCCATCGGGAGCATCATAGCGAGGTGTGTCATACCCGCAGGATAGAGGTAGGACTCAAACGTCAAATCTATCTGCTCCTTCTCCACCCGTTCAAGCACATCCGCGGCTTCGTCATCGACGCGTTCATGCGAAATATGCACAGGAATTTCCGCCCGTTGTGCAATCTCAATCGTCTCCTCCCACGCCTGTTTTCTGCCGAGGATGCGGTAGCGGATGTGCGCCGCGTAGATGGCATCGTAAGCCGCCGCAATTTTTGAGAGATACACCAGTTCGTGTAAATCGGCATTCGCGGAGGGTTGATAGTCCAATCCCAAGCAGAG
The genomic region above belongs to Candidatus Poribacteria bacterium and contains:
- a CDS encoding mercuric reductase, translated to MEGKTVDVYDLTIIGGGSAGLVLAVAGAKLGKKTALVEKHRIGGDCLWTGCVPSKALLKAAKVANYVRDAEKYGIASTPTTPDWQRVMEYVRSTQHAIEEEHDNPERFREMGVDVIFGNGRFESADSFVVEDTESGQTRTLKSKKFVISTGSRPVAPPIPGLEACAYLDSENVWDLEVFPNRLLVVGAGPIGIELGQAFHRLGADVTIAQRSERILTKEDTDVSEQMLCYLRAEGITIRLNTNITGVVKNQEGATVTFSDSENGTVEQSFDKILIAAGRAPNVEGLALDKIGVQIGARGIEVNNKLQTRVKNIYAAGDVIGHYLFTHVAAFQAQLLLRNIFFPLSKTINYAVVPWTTFCDPEVARCGLTEAEAREKYGAVDVFTLDQGDVDRAIAEGETHGFSKVIASRWTGKILGVHLVGANAGEVIHEYILAMQEGIPLRKLSGMIHVYPTFSSSVWRVAGKWFSESTLIQRLRKLIPSG
- a CDS encoding amidohydrolase family protein, which gives rise to MEEQPMRFDTIIAGGNIVDGTGEREPFIADIGIQGDEIAAIGDLSAAETPRRISAEAQVVCPGFVDVHVHSEIALLGGRDQFAAVSQGVTTHLAAPDGFGWAPLSPKQAQEMWHYTQFAYGDAEVPLNWQTPDEYLSIFDGRIPANLYPQVPHCAVRLGAMGWEPRPATADELKVMERTTREWLEAGACCLCLGLDYQPSANADLHELVYLSKIAAAYDAIYAAHIRYRILGRKQAWEETIEIAQRAEIPVHISHERVDDEAADVLERVEKEQIDLTFESYLYPAGMTHLAMMLPMEYQTGAPVDMLAHLQDPEVREKSIAYLRGELRDGNQIVGYNRSGRFIGMTLAEAAESEGKSHEAFAFDFIQEEAAIETFVMPWATPPEENERILNRTASHPRMMIASDGVYNIPHPHPRSYGCFVQYLGKFMRERQLISLKEAIYKMSGFPAARFRLSDRGRIDRGLAADIVVFDPETVADRSTWSDPVQSPVGVNYVFVNGVSVVEDGGVTGQLPGRVLRQQR